AGGCAGGCGACCCAACCAGGGCAATACAAAATGCATTCCCCGGAAATTAGCCCGGCCTTATTGTGAAGTAGTCATAATAAGTGCTTCAATGGAGTCATGACGGAACATCATGACGGCCAGGACGCATGGGCTGCTGCTCTGCGCACCCACGGCCGCCGGGTGACCAAACAGCGGCTGGCGGTGCTGGCCGCCGTCGAACATCACCCTCATTCCCCCGCGGAAAGCATCCTTGCCGCTGCGCGTGAGGACCTTCCGGAGCTGACCGCCCAGTCCGTCTACGTGGTTCTTGGCGACCTGACCGATCTCGAAATGCTGCGCCGCTTTGAGCCCCCGCACTCCCCCGCACTGTACGAAACCAGGGTGGGCGATAACCATCACCACGCCATCTGCATCAGCTGCGGACGGGTTGAGGACGTTGACTGCGCGGTGGGCCACGCCCCCTGCCTGACCCCGCACTGGGATGAAAACTCCAAGCCGATGACCATCCAGATCGCCGATGTGATGTACCAGGGCATCTGCCAGGACTGTCAGCGGACCCAAAAACTTCCTTCTGAACGTAAATAACAAGTAATCAAGAAATAGGAGAAAGATGACTGCGAACATCTCTGCGCCCATCTCGACTACCCAGTCGGGCGCCCCCGTCACTTCCGACGCACACGCACAGTCCGTCGGTGCTGACGGTGCCATCATGCTGACCGACCACTACCTGGTGGAAAAGCTCGCCCAGTTCAACCGCGAGCGTGTGCCGGAGCGCGTGGTCCATGCCAAGGGCGGCGGCGCTTTCGGTACCTTCAAGACTTCCGAGGACGTCTCGAAGTACACCAAGGCAGCCCTTTTCCAGCCGGGCACCGAGACGGACATGCTCATCCGTTTCTCCTCGGTTGCCGGTGAGGCAGGCTCCCCCGACACGTGGCGCGATCCGCGCGGTTTCGCCGTCAAGTTCTACACCACCGAGGGCAACTACGACCTCGTGGGCAACAACACCCCTGTGTTCTTCATCCGGGACGGCATCAAGTTCCCGGACTTCATCCACTCGCAGAAGCGGCTCCCGGGCACCCACCTGCGCGACGCCGACATGCAGTGGGACTTCTGGACGCTGTCCCCCGAGTCCGCACACCAGGTCACCTGGCTCATGGGCGACCGCGGCCTGCCGGCCTCCTGGCGCGAGATGCAGGGCTACGGCTCACACACCTACCAGTGGATCAACGCCGAAGGCGAACGCTTCTGGGTCAAGTACCACTTCCGCTCCAACCAGGGCGTGAAGTCCATCAGCGGCGACCAGGCAGAAGAACTGGCCGGCTCCGACGCCGACTTCTACATCCGCGACCTCCAGGAAAACATCACGGCCGGCAACTTCCCGTCCTGGGAACTGCACGTGCAGGTCATGCCGTACGAGGACGCCAAGACGTACCGCTTCAACCCGTTCGACCTCACCAAGGTGTGGCCGCACGCCGACTACCCGCTGATCCACGTGGGCACCATGGAGCTGAACAAGAACCCGGAGAACTACTTCTCCCAGATCGAGCAGGCCACCTTTGCGCCGTCGAACTTCGTCCCGGGCATTGCAGCATCGCCGGACAAGATGCTGCAGGCCCGAATCTTCTCCTACGCCGACGCACACCGTTACCGCGTGGGCACCAACCACGCCCAGATCCCGGTGAACCAGCCCGTCAACCAGGTCAACAACTACAGCCAGGACGGCGCCGGGCGTTTCCACTTCAACGCCGCGTCCGTTCCGGTCTACGCACCGAACTCCTTCGGCGGCCCTGCTGCTGTCGAGCCGGCTGTTGCCGGCGGCGGCTGGGAGAACGACGGCGCGCTGACGCTCGCCGCGCACTCCCTGCACGTTGAGGACGGCGACTTCGGCCAGGCCGGCACCCTGTACCGCGAGGTGTACGACGACGGCGCCAAGGCCCGTCTGCTGGACACCATCACCGGTGCCGTGGGCGGCGTGAAGAACGCCGACATCAAGGAACGCGCCATCCAGTACTGGACCAACGTGGACGCGGATCTGGGTACCAAGCTGCGTGCCAACCTCGGCGTTGCACAGCTGGGCTCCGACGCAGAAGCAGCCAACAAGATCGGCTGATACCGCTCATCCTGTGGATGCCCCTCACCGGCATCCGAAACCCCGCCGCGGTCTGACCGCGGCGGGGTTTCCGGGCTGTGGGGATGTGGATTCAGGGAACGCGCCTGCGGGGTATTTGGGGCCGCACCTGCGGGTATTTCGGGCCGCACCTGCGGCCGTAAACCGAAGGTGCGGGCCGATCATGACAAAATCATGGCTGGAACAGTGAGGAAACCATGAGTATTGTCGACGAGGCGCCCCGCGACGCCGCGGAAACCGCCACAGCCACAGCGAGTAAGGCCAGGCCCGGCGCCGGGCCGCGTCAGCGAGGCTCTTTCCGAGCCGACATACAGTCCCTCCGCGCTCTGGCTGTTGTTCTCGTAGTGCTGAACCACCTCTGGCCCAGCCGCATAACGGGCGGATACGTGGGCGTCGACGTCTTTTTTGTGATCTCCGGGTTCCTCATTACCTCGCACCTGTTCAAAGAACTGACGGCCACAGGCAAAGTCCGTCTGGCGTCCTTCTATGCCAGGCGGATCCGCAGACTGCTGCCGGCCGCGTTCCTCGTCCTGGCCGTATCCCTGGCTGCCTCGATGATCTGGCTGCCGTTTTCGCGCTGGGTGGATACAGCCTGCGAGGTCCTTGCCAGCGCCCTCTACGCCGAGAACTGGGTATTGGCGGCGAAATCGGTTGACTACTCGGCTTCCACCGCGTCTGCCACGGTGGCCCAGCACTACTGGTCGTTGTCTGTGGAGGAGCAGTTCTATCTCGTATGGCCCGTTCTCCTGATGGTGCTGTTCGGTTTGGCCGCGAGGCGAGGAAAACCGATGGTGCGCGCGGTCTTTGCCGGCATTGCCGCCGTCACTGTCCTGGGGCTGATGGCGTCCGTCCTCACCACGGAGCTCTCGCCGAACCAGGCCTATTTCGTCACGCCGGTCCGGGCCTGGGAGTTCGGAGCCGGGGCCCTTGCTGCGCTGGCCGCGGGCAGGGTCCGGTTGCCGTCCCTTCCGGCGAAGGCCGCCGGCCTGGCCGGTTATTT
This genomic interval from Micrococcaceae bacterium Sec5.7 contains the following:
- a CDS encoding Fur family transcriptional regulator; translated protein: MTEHHDGQDAWAAALRTHGRRVTKQRLAVLAAVEHHPHSPAESILAAAREDLPELTAQSVYVVLGDLTDLEMLRRFEPPHSPALYETRVGDNHHHAICISCGRVEDVDCAVGHAPCLTPHWDENSKPMTIQIADVMYQGICQDCQRTQKLPSERK
- a CDS encoding catalase yields the protein MTANISAPISTTQSGAPVTSDAHAQSVGADGAIMLTDHYLVEKLAQFNRERVPERVVHAKGGGAFGTFKTSEDVSKYTKAALFQPGTETDMLIRFSSVAGEAGSPDTWRDPRGFAVKFYTTEGNYDLVGNNTPVFFIRDGIKFPDFIHSQKRLPGTHLRDADMQWDFWTLSPESAHQVTWLMGDRGLPASWREMQGYGSHTYQWINAEGERFWVKYHFRSNQGVKSISGDQAEELAGSDADFYIRDLQENITAGNFPSWELHVQVMPYEDAKTYRFNPFDLTKVWPHADYPLIHVGTMELNKNPENYFSQIEQATFAPSNFVPGIAASPDKMLQARIFSYADAHRYRVGTNHAQIPVNQPVNQVNNYSQDGAGRFHFNAASVPVYAPNSFGGPAAVEPAVAGGGWENDGALTLAAHSLHVEDGDFGQAGTLYREVYDDGAKARLLDTITGAVGGVKNADIKERAIQYWTNVDADLGTKLRANLGVAQLGSDAEAANKIG